One segment of Pseudomonas sp. FP2196 DNA contains the following:
- a CDS encoding CAP domain-containing protein, translating to MRHAVRSSRFVSLCLLILSPLLAETAHAGAERQLVAAINDYRAHPQRCDRRPAQRLAPLALKSNLALPVGYRYGGGLREALKSSGYSAVAVRSIRIVGAQDAEEAFDMLQSDYCGALLDTQYADIGISRARSEWQVVLARPVLDSRVGDNRSVGKALLAEVNAARARPRMCGGRRFAAARPLSWNAALGAAAQGHSKAMAYGNYFAHRDPDGDQPADRARAAGYRGRQIGENIAAGQSSPGKAMAGWLASPGHCANLMNPMFTQVGAGFATEARSDQGTYWTMLFGTQ from the coding sequence ATGCGCCACGCCGTTCGTTCGTCTCGCTTCGTTTCGCTGTGCCTGCTGATCCTCTCGCCCTTGCTCGCCGAAACTGCCCATGCCGGCGCCGAGCGCCAATTGGTGGCGGCCATCAACGACTACCGTGCCCACCCGCAACGCTGCGATCGGCGTCCGGCGCAACGGCTGGCACCGTTGGCGTTGAAGTCGAACCTGGCTTTGCCGGTCGGCTATCGCTATGGCGGTGGCTTGCGCGAAGCGTTGAAGTCGTCTGGCTACTCGGCTGTGGCGGTGCGCAGTATCCGCATCGTCGGGGCGCAGGATGCCGAAGAGGCTTTCGACATGCTGCAAAGCGACTACTGCGGTGCGTTGCTCGATACTCAATACGCCGACATCGGCATCAGCCGTGCGCGCAGTGAATGGCAAGTGGTGTTGGCGCGACCGGTGCTCGACAGCCGTGTCGGCGATAACCGCAGCGTCGGCAAAGCCCTGCTGGCCGAAGTCAACGCCGCCCGCGCCCGGCCACGGATGTGCGGAGGCCGGCGGTTCGCTGCGGCGCGGCCGTTGAGCTGGAATGCCGCGCTCGGCGCTGCTGCACAAGGGCACAGTAAAGCCATGGCCTACGGCAACTATTTCGCCCACCGCGACCCGGATGGCGACCAGCCCGCTGATCGCGCCCGGGCGGCGGGCTATCGGGGTCGGCAGATCGGCGAAAACATCGCTGCCGGGCAGAGCTCTCCGGGCAAGGCGATGGCCGGATGGCTGGCCAGCCCCGGACACTGCGCCAACCTGATGAACCCGATGTTTACCCAGGTCGGTGCGGGATTCGCCACTGAGGCGCGCAGTGATCAGGGGACTTACTGGACGATGCTGTTCGGCACGCAGTGA
- a CDS encoding bifunctional oligoribonuclease/PAP phosphatase NrnA: MKIITSGAAYLDIDAYACCIAYAELLNLQGIPARAISSAQTNASVSKTVLGWGTGLHDYAPKPHDEFVLVDVSDYHHFDPMVVLDQVVEVIDHHPGYETYWAEKLRSAADIRPIGAAATQVFQRWQTAGLLPRISEQSAALLATAILDNTLNFTGQMTTTADIEAYAELAATAKLSADWPQQYFLECQASIEADLIGALAADLKRMKPDSNLPQIFAQMTVWDADALLQKHHPAITGWMAEQGEDAMLNVIGIRERKSCIVAHATVSQKKLNNLLALEWQAGIAVVEPSILRKELLKLGLSAVS; the protein is encoded by the coding sequence ATGAAAATCATCACTTCAGGCGCGGCCTATCTGGATATCGACGCCTACGCCTGCTGCATTGCCTACGCCGAACTGTTGAACCTGCAAGGCATTCCCGCCCGCGCGATCAGTAGCGCGCAAACCAACGCCAGTGTGTCGAAAACCGTACTCGGTTGGGGCACCGGTCTACATGACTATGCCCCGAAACCGCACGACGAATTCGTGCTGGTCGACGTATCCGACTATCACCATTTTGATCCAATGGTGGTGCTCGATCAGGTGGTGGAGGTTATTGACCATCATCCGGGCTACGAGACTTACTGGGCGGAAAAACTGCGATCAGCCGCGGATATCCGCCCAATAGGCGCCGCCGCCACCCAGGTGTTTCAACGTTGGCAGACGGCAGGCCTGTTGCCGCGGATCAGTGAGCAAAGCGCCGCATTATTGGCCACGGCGATTCTGGATAACACGCTGAACTTCACCGGGCAGATGACCACGACGGCCGATATCGAGGCGTATGCCGAGCTCGCGGCAACAGCAAAGCTGAGCGCGGACTGGCCGCAACAGTATTTCCTCGAATGCCAGGCCAGCATCGAGGCAGACCTCATCGGTGCATTGGCTGCCGATTTGAAACGCATGAAACCCGACAGCAATCTGCCGCAGATCTTCGCGCAAATGACCGTGTGGGATGCCGACGCATTACTGCAAAAACACCATCCAGCGATCACCGGCTGGATGGCGGAGCAGGGCGAAGACGCCATGCTCAATGTCATCGGCATCCGTGAGCGGAAAAGTTGCATTGTGGCTCACGCCACCGTCAGCCAAAAAAAACTGAATAACTTGCTGGCACTTGAATGGCAGGCAGGCATAGCTGTTGTAGAGCCTTCGATACTGCGCAAAGAGCTTTTGAAACTGGGTTTGTCGGCAGTTTCATAA